The genomic region GGCATCCACGTTCTTAGGACCGCGAACCCAGACGTGGATGGCCGGGACAAGCCCGGCCATGACGGGCGCAGAGACGTCCTTGGCCGGCGAGGCGTTCAGCGCGTTGCGGAAACATAGGTAAATCGTGGGGAACTGCCCGCAATCCCTTGAATCCGGGGGCCATCCGCGCCACCTTGCGCGACCCTGACGGCTTTGGTCATATCGGCTGGATGATCCGGCTTTCCGGGGTCTTCGGTGCCGTGGCGCGCGTCCCGCCGCCCGGCTTTTCCAGATTTGTGTTTCCTTGGGGATCGGGCGAGTAGTGCAATGAAGGTTACGGTCGAACGCGCGCAACTCCTGAAGTCGCTGGGCCACGTCCACCGCGTGGTCGAACGCCGCAACACGATTCCGATCCTCGGCAACGTGCTTGTTAGGGCCGAAAACGCGAAATTGTCGCTGAAGGCGACCGACCTCGACCTCGAGGTCACGGAAACGCTCGCGGCGGAAACCGCGACCGCGGGCTCGACCACCGTGCCGGCGCACATGTTCTACGACATCGTGCGCAAGCTGCCGGATGGTTCGCAGATCGTGCTCGAAGCCGACGGCGACCGCGCCGTGCTGGCGATCCGTGCCGGGCGCTCCCGCTTCACGCTGCAGACCCTGCCGGAAAACGATTTCCCGGATCTCGCCGCCGGCGACATGTCGCATTCGTTCAGCCTCGCCGCCAAGGACGTCAAGCGGCTGATCGATCGCACCCAGTTCGCGATCTCCACGGAGGAGACCCGCTATTATCTCAACGGCATCTACCTGCATGCCGCGGGCTCCGCCAAAGCCGCCACCCTGCGCGGCGTCGCCACCGACGGCCACCGCCTCGCCCAGCTCGACCTGGTGCAGCCCAAGGGTGCCGAGGGCATGCCCGGCGTGATCGTGCCGCGCAAGACGGTCGGCGAGGTGCAGCGCCTGATCGAGGACAACGAGGCCGAGGTCACGATCGAGCTGTCGCAGGCCAAGATCCGCTTCACCATCGGCAATGTGGTGCTGACCTCGAAGCTGATCGACGGCACCTTCCCCGATTACGGCCGCGTGATCCCGCAGGGCAACGACAAGGAGCTCGTCGTCGACAAGAAGGATTTCGAGAACGCGGTCGACCGCGTCTCGACGATTTCCAGCGAGCGCGGGCGAGCCGTGAAACTCTCGCTGTCGCCGGGCAAGCTGGTGCTGTCGGTGACCAATCCGGATTCCGGCAGCGCGACCGAAGAGCTCGAAGTCGAATACGCCTCCGACGCCCTCGATATCGGCTTCAACTCCCGCTATCTGCTCGACATCGCCGCCCAGATCGAAGGCGACGTCGCAACGCTCCGGCTCGCCGACCCGGGCTCACCGACTCTGGTGCAAGACCGCGACGACAAGAGCGCGCTCTACGTGCTGATGCCGATGCGGGTGTGAGGGACGTGGTCCTCCTCTCGCGACACCTTTTATGCAGAGACAACCCCTCACCCGGCCTCGCTGCGCGAAGCCCCCTCTCCCACAAGGGGAGAGGGGGAAGCTACAGCTTCGCCTGCCGAAACAAGCGCAATGCACGTTGCTGCGCCCTCTCCCCTTGTGGGAGAGGGCATCTCCACGGGCGGATACATACTCAGTCGGGTGAGGGGTTCGTGCCGCAGGAACCATCCCATCGGCCAGTCTCCAAACGTCTTCGCCAATTCGCGAAGAATATGCGGCACGAACCGGCGGATGCGGAAGCGGCAATGTGGCGCCTGCTCAGGCACCGGCAACTCTCCGCTTTCAAGTTTCGCCGGCAGGTCCCGTTCAACACCTACATTCTCGACTTCGTCTGCTTTGAGAAGCGCCTGGTGATCGAGATCGACGGCGGTCAGCACGGAGAATCACGACGCGATGCAGCGCGTGACGCAGCTCTCTCGCCGAAGGCTTTGTCATCGCGCGCTACTGGAACAACGACGTGCTCCAGCGACCCACTTCTGTATTGGAGGACATCCTTGCAAAGCTCGCCGAGCGGTAAGATACCCCTCACCCGTCGCCTCACCTTGTGAGGCGCCACCCTCTCCCACAAGGGGAGAGGGGAAGAATCGCGGCCACGACAAAGATCTGATGACCCCCTCCCGCATTCATCGCCTGACGCTGACGCATTTTCGTAATTACCGGGCGGCGGGGCTCGAGACGGCGGCCGACATGGTGGTCCTGGTCGGGCCGAACGGAGCGGGCAAGACCAATTGCATCGAGGCGATCTCGTTCCTGTCGCCGGGACGCGGCCTGCGGCGTGCGACGCTGGACGACGTCGCCGACAACCAGGGCGACGGCTCCTGGGCGGTGTCGGCACAGGTCGAGGGCGCGCTGGGCCTTGCCACGCTCGGCACCGGCATCGATCCGCCGCGCGCAGATAGCCCGGTCAGCCGGCGCTGCCGCATCGACCGCGAACCGGTCAATTCGGCGGCGGCGTTCGGCGACCACATCCGCATGGTATGGCTGACGCCGGCGATGGACGGGCTGTTCATGGGAGCGGCGTCCGAGCGGCGGCGCTTCTTCGACCGCCTGGTGCTCGCCATCGACAGCGACCATTCCAGCCGCATCTCCGCGCTCGAACGTTCGCTGCGTTCGCGCAACCGACTGCTCGAGACGCGCAATTACGACGACCATTGGTGTGACGCGATCGAGCGTGAGACCGCGGAGCTTGCGGTCGCGGTCGCCGCAACGCGCGGCCAGACCGCGGCGCGTCTGACCGGCATGCTGAACGCTCGCGCGCAGGCCTCCGCCTTCCCTTCGGCGCAGATCGCGCTCGACGGCTGGATGGAGAACGCGCTGCTGACGGAGACCGCGACGTCGGTCGAGGACCGCTACCGCCAGATCCTGCGCGACAACCGTCCGCGTGACGCCATCGCCGGCCGTACCACGGATGGTCCGCATCTCACCGATCTGCAGGTGATCTACGCGCCGAAAAGCATGCCGGCGCGCGATGCCTCGACCGGCGAGCAGAAGGCGTTGCTGATCGGGCTGGTGCTGGCGCATGCGAGCCTGGTCGCCGAGATGACCGGCATCGTGCCGCTGCTGCTACTCGACGAGGTCGTCGCGCATCTCGATCCCGGCAGGCGCGCGGCGCTGTTCGACGAGCTGCGCAAGCTCGGCGCGCAGGTGTGGTTGACCGGCGCAGACCCTGCCGCCTTCGCCGAGATCGGCGCCGGGGGCGAGATCTTTGACGTCGAAAGCGGCCAGGTATCGGCCCGGCGCTAGTCGCCGCCGTTGAACCGGCCCCATTTCTGCCGCGACTAGTTGCCGGAGGCCGCGCCGACGGCGTCGCAGCCGTTTTGCAATCGCGCAATGACATGCCGCGCGAGACCCCTGGAGAGTGAGATGCGGACGGCAAGGTCCGGGGCGCAAGCTCCGGCACGATGGCGGGCGTTTGCGTGCGGCCTCGTCCTGCTCGCGATCTGCATGCTCGCTGCAAGCGCCGGCGCCGGGATGCCGCATCTCGCGGCGCTGTTTTCCGCCGATCTCACGCCGGATCCCGATGCCAGGCTGCTCGCACCGACCCGCTACAGCTTTCGAGGAATCCACACCACCCTGATGCGGGGCGTCGAAGCGCCGCTTCGGGTCAAGCTCGAAGCCACCGTGCCCGCCGAACTCGGCGACGTCCTAGCCTTCTACCGCAGGGAGCTCGGAAAGCTCGGGTGGCAGGAGCAGCACGATGGCGCCGTCGTCTCCGCCGATCACGTCCAGCTCGCGTTCGCATCTCCGCTCGATCCGGCGATGCTGGAGCTCGGCCGCAAGGGCAGCAGCACCTTGGTTCATCTCGTGCAGAAGAACTCGGATACTGCAACCCGGGCGAACGTCATGCCCGAGCCGGGCCAGGCGAAGCTGGTGTTCAGCAACATCGGCGAGACGGAAGCCGTGCTCGGGATCAACGCGCAGATCATCAAGCGCTCCGCCGGCGCTAACGCCGTCTCGCTGGATCTGGCGCCCGGCAGATATTCCTACGAACTGGGCGTGCCCGGCCGTCCGGCCCACAGCAACATCCTCACCGTCGCGGCCGGCGACGCCTGGGAGCTCACCGTCGGGCGCGACGGCGAGGCATGGTCGCCGCTCCAGCTGTATTGAGCCGTCCGAATCTTTGAACCTGCCCGGTTCCTGCCGCGACTTCTGGTCTGAGGCCCCGCCGACGGTGTCGCAGCCGTTGCAATCGCGCGCGCCCAAGCGCCGCGCGGCATCCTGGAGACGTAACGATGGCGATGATCCCGCGCGGGATGCAAGTCCCGGCACGATGGCAGCTGCTTGCATGCGGTCTCTTCCTGATGGCGAGCTGCTCGATCGCGGCCGGCGCCGACGAGGGCATCGTCGACGTCCACGCGCTGCCCCAGCTCGAAGGTGCGGTGGAAGACATTTCGCGCCCCGATCCCTATAGCGTCGAATATCGCGTACCGATGCGGCAGGCCGTGACGCTGCCCGCGGTCCAAAAGCTCCTGCGCGACAACGGATGGGTGCCCTATGTGATGCCGCTTGAGGAGAAAAGCAGCCTGCTGAAGTTCAGGAAGGGACGACAGGGCCTTTCCGTTCATTTCACGCAGGCGCTCGGCCGGCCAGACCAGTCCGTGGTTTACTACACCACCGACCGGATCTACGGGAACGTGCCATTTCCGGAAGGCGCAAGTGACATCGTGTTCGACGGGACCCGGCCCTATCTCGGCTGCATCGCGCCGACGCCGCTCGATGCAACGTCGGATTTCTACAGCAGCCAGATGGCTGCGATCGGCTGGCAGAAGCTCACGCCGGAAACCGCCGCACGCTGGACCACCAGCCTGAATGAAACCGTTCCCAACGGCCTGCGCGCGTTCTACGCGCATGCCGATAGCAAGGAGACCGGCTTCTATCAGCAGAAGCCCGTGATGCTGACGCTGACGCGCCGCGACGATGGCCGCACCAATGTCGATATCCGGGTCGCCCCCTTCGCGCTGCCGAGCGAGCTCAAAGCCGATAGCGATCTGGCCGGCCTGCCGCGGCCGAGCCCGACCAAGACGGCCAGGGGCTCGGCGGCGCGAGCGACAACAAGCGCGAAATGTCGGCCGCCGCGATGGCCGAGCTGCCGGCCGTGCTCGCCTTCTATCACCGCGAGTTCGCCGCGCGCGGCTGGCAGGAGGACGGCAGCGCGCAGCTCGCACCCGGTGACGAGGTCGCGATCAAGATCTCTTCGGCGGAGGAAACCGGCGTGCTGCGGCTTGGCCGCAAATATGATTTCACCATGGTCAGCCTGACCGCGCAGGTGAAGGACTCCGCGCTTGCCGCCCGTGCCAAGGCGAAGAAAGAGGCGGACGACAAGTTCCTTGGGGATGCGTTAGGTGCGGCCAAGCAGCTCATCACCGCCGACGAAGCCAGGCGCAAGGTGCAGGCGGCCGCATTGTCCGACGCGCCGCTCAACGCGCAGGCCGACAGCAAGATTCCGGTGCCGCTGCCTGAAAACGCCGAGGGTGTGAAGTTCGAGAGCGACGAGGGCAGGCTCGAGTTCTCCTCGACCTCGAGCGTGAAGGCGCTCACTGCGTTCTATCGCGCATCGCTCAAGCCAGCGGGCTGGAAAGAGCAGCCCTCCGTCATCAATCAGCCCAACATGGCGGTGATGGAGTTCGCAAAGAGCGGCAAGTCGATCTCGATGACCGTGATGCAGATGGGACCGAAGGTGAACGTTAGCGCCAACGGCTCCGGTCTGGTCGTCGCCGCGGCGAAGCCCGTCGAGGCCAAATCGACCCAAGCCAAGGCGGTCCAGACCAAATCGAAGGAGCCGCTCACGCCCGATCCCGATTCGGCCCTGCCGGTGCCGACGCAGCACAGCTCGACCGGCATCAGCTCCACGAAATTTCCCGGCAGCGACCAGTCGTTCCGGACCGAGCTCGAAGCCAGCATCCCCGCCGAGCTTGGCGAGGTCCTCGCCTTCTATCGCGCGGAGCTGACCAATCGGGGCTGGCAAGAGAAGGCCGACGGCGCGATCGTGACGGCCGAGCGGGCGGAGCTCGCGTTCACCTCGCCGCAGGGGCCGGCCGTGCTGAAGCTTGGCCGCGCCCGAGACGAGACCACGGTCAGCCTGATGCAGCGAAATCCGCAGGCCGCGGCCAAGGCCGACATCATGCCGAAGGCCGGACAGGCCAGGCTGATGCTCGGCAATATGGGGCCGAAAGAAGCATCGCTGACGATCAACAATCAGACCGTAAAGATCGCGGCCGGCGCCGGCGGTCCGCAATCGCCGAAAGGCCCGATGCTCGATCTGCCGCCAGGCAAGTACCAGTACGCGCTGCGTCTGCCGGGACGCCCCACTCGCACCGAGATTCTCACAGTGGCCGCCGGCGATGCCTGGGGCCTCCTGGTGGGGCCAAACGGAGATGTGCTGCCGCTTCAGATGTATTGAGCTGCAAGGCCGTTCCGGGGCGTTCCAGGCGCCTCGGAACGCCCTCGTCCCCGCAAAATCCACGCCTTCCACGGCCCGAAACGGCTTCCCGAATCGCGCTTTTTCCAAGCCGCCGAATCGGGCTTCGAAGGCCTTGAAAATCGGCCAAAAAATTCTATTTAATCAAAGACTTGCCGGGGGATACTTTGCGCTAGGCGCAATCCGTCTTTCGTGGCACAAATAGCCCGCATATCAGCGCCTTTTGCGCCGCTGATTCGGGCGACATCTCGAAGGCCTCTCATGACAGAACCTGCTCGGCAGACGCCTGCCGAAAACGAACCCTCAAATCCGAGCGATTACGGGGCGGAATCGATCCGCGTGCTCAAGGGTCTCGACGCCGTCCGCAAGCGTCCCGGCATGTATATCGGCGACACCGATGACGGCTCGGGCCTGCATCACATGGTGTACGAGGTCGTGGATAACGCGATCGACGAGGCGCTCGCGGGCCACGCCACGCGCGTGGACGTGATCCTCAACGCCGACAATTCCGTCACCGTGCGCGACGACGGCCGCGGCATTCCCGTCGACATCCACAAGGGCGAAGGCATCTCGGCAGCCGAGGTCATCATGACCCAGCTCCATGCCGGCGGTAAGTTCGACCAGAATTCCTACAAGGTTTCCGGCGGTCTGCACGGCGTCGGCGTCTCCGTCGTCAACGCGCTGTCAAGCAAGCTCGGCTTGCGCATCTGGCGCGACAACAAGGAACACTACATCGAATTCGCCCATGGCGATGCGGTCGCGCCGCTCAAGGTGGTCGGCGACGCGCCCGGCAGGCGCGGCACTGAGGTGACGTTCCAGGCTTCGACGGAAACCTTCAAGAACATCGAGTATGATTTCGCCACGCTGGAGCACCGGCTGCGCGAGCTCGCCTTCCTCAATTCCGGCGTCAACATCGCCCTCTCCGACATGCGTCACGCCGTCGAGAAGCGCGAGGAGATGCACTATTCCGGCGGCGTCGAGGAATTCGTCAAATATCTCGACCGCAACAAGAAGGCGATCGTTCCGGCGCCGATCATGGTGCGCGCGGAATCCAACGGCATCGGTGTCGAGGCCGCGTTGTGGTGGAACGACAGCTACCACGAGAACGTGCTGTGCTTCACCAACAACATCCCGCAGCGCGACGGCGGCACCCATCTCGCCGGCTTCCGCGGCGCGCTGACGCGCCAGGTCAACGGCTATGCCGAGGCCAACGCGAAAAAGGAAAAGATCGCGCTCACCGGCGACGACTGCCGCGAAGGCCTCACTGCGGTGCTGTCGGTGAAGGTGCCGGACCCAAAATTTTCGTCGCAGACCAAGGACAAGCTGGTGTCCTCGGAAGTGCGCCCCGTGGTCGAGAACGTGCTCAACGAGGCGCTGCAGGCCTGGTTCGAGGAGCATCCCTCCGAAGCCAAGATGATCGTCGGCAAGGTGATCCAGGCGGCGGCTGCCCGCGAAGCCGCGCGAAAGGCGCGCGAGCTGACGCGCAAGAGCCCGCTCTCGGTCTCTTCGCTGCCCGGCAAGCTCGCCGACTGCCAGGAGAAGGACCCGGCGAAATCCGAGCTCTTCATCGTCGAGGGTGACTCGGCAGGCGGCAGCGCCAAGCAGGGCCGCAACCGCGAATTCCAGGCCGTGCTGCCGCTGCGCGGCAAGATCCTCAATGTCGAACGCGTGCGTCCCGACAAGATGCTGCACAGCGAGCAGATCGGCACGCTGATCACCGCGCTCGGCACCGGCATCAGCGACGAATTCTCGATCGAGAAGCTGCGCTATCACAAGATCATCGTGATGACGGACGCCGACGTCGACGGCGCCCACATCCGCACGCTGCTGCTCACTTTCTTCTACCGGCAGATGCGCGAGATCATCGACGGCGGCTATCTCTATATCGCCCAGCCGCCGCTCTATAAGGTCAACCGCGGCAAGTCCGAGCAATATCTGAAGGACGAGCGGGCGCTGGAAGATTATCTGATCGATACCGGGCTGGACGATTGCGTCTATATTCCCGGCACCGGCGGCGATCGCACCGGCCGCGACCTGCGCTCGCTGGTCGATGACGCCCGCGCCGTCCGCGGCGTCCTGCGCAGCCTGCACACCCGCTACAATCGCAAGGTGATCGAGCAGGCCGCCATCACCGGCGTGCTCAACAAGGCGATCTACGGCGATCCGGAGAAAGCCGCCGCGGCAGCCCAATACATCGCCGCCCGCCTCGACACGCTCGCCGACGAGGTCGAGCGCGGCTGGATCGGTCAATACGTCGAAGGCCATGGTTTCCAGTTCGAGCGCACCGTGCGCGGCGTCAAGGACGTCGCCCTCATCGATGACGCGTTCCTGGGCTCGGTCGAAGCCCGCAAGCTCGACGAGTACACCGTCAAGCTCCAGGACGTTTATGCCCGCCCCGGCAAGCTGCGGCGCAAGGACACCGAGCACATGGTCTACGGCCCGGTCGATCTGTTCGAAGCCGTCACCGACGCCGGCCGCAAGGGCGTCTCGCTGCAGCGCTACAAAGGGCTGGGCGAGATGAATCCGGAGCAACTCTGGCAGACGACGCTGGACGTCAATGCGCGATCACTGCTCCAGGTGAAGGTCAAAGAGGTCGACGAGGCCGACGACATCTTCACCAAGCTGATGGGCGACGTGGTCGAGCCGCGCCGCGACTTCATCCAGGAACATTCGCTGAGCGCGACGATCGATATCTGAGATCGGATGGCTTGGACGGTCGTCATGCCCCGGACTTGTCCCGGGCATCTAGGTTCTCCGTGCATCTGGCAAAGGCGTGGATGGCCGGGACAAGCCCGGCCATGACGTAGAGACACGGCTGAACCTCCCCCGCCCTCGCGACAAGTGCAGAATTGCTCCCGCGCTCAATTCTCGGTAGTTTCCGCCTCGAAAACCCGCCCACCCAACACGACAGCGAGAGACCCCGTGGCGCCCATCCAGTACATTGTCGAGGGCGGTCACCGGCTCTCGGGCTCGATCGAGCCTTCCGGCAACAAGAATGCGGCCCTGCCGATCATCGCGGCAGCCCTGCTCACCGAGCATCCGGTGACGCTGGAGAACGTGCCGCGGATCCGCGACACCGAGACGCTGGTCGAGCTGATCCGCTCGGTCGGCGCGGCGGCGGAATGGACCGCCCGCAACACGCTTCATATTCACGCCAAGAGCATCCGCGCCGCCGATCTCGATCCTGATCTGTGCGTGCGCATCCGCGCCTCGATCCTGCTCGCCGGCCCCCTGCTCGCCCGCTGCGGCGAAGTGATGCTACCGCCGCCCGGCGGCGACGTCATCGGCCGCCGAAGGCTCGACACGCATGTGCTCGCACTCGAGCAGTTGGGAGCCAAGGTCACCGCGACCGACCGGCTCGAATTCCGCGCTTCGAAACTGACCGGCGCCGACGTGTTCCTGGACGAGCCCAGCGTGACCGCGACCGAGAACGCGCTGGTCGCAGCCGTCGCCGCCCAAGGCACCACCTATTTGCGCAACGCCGCGTCCGAGCCGCATGTGCAGGACCTCGCCAACTTCCTGGTCGCGCTCGGCGCAGGGATCGAGGGCATCGGCACCAACACCATGATCGTGCACGGTCCGGCGACGCTGGGCGGCGCGACCTACCGGATCCAGCCCGACCATATCGAGGTCGGCTCGCTGATCGGACTCGCGGCCGTGACGCGGTCGCCGCTTCGCATCGTGCGCGCGGGCGTCGAGCATCTGCGCTCGATCCGCATGGGATTCGAACGGCTCGGCATCGTCTGCCGCATCGAGGGCGACGATCTCATCGTGCCATCAAACCAGACGCTGAAGATCCAGGACGATTTTGGCGGCCACGTGCCGAAGCTGGAAGACCAGCCCTGGCCGGCCTTCCCGGCCGATCTGATGTCGATCGCGATCGTCACCGCCACGCAATGCGAGGGCGTGATCCTGATGTTCGAGAAGATGTTCGAATCGCGGATGTTCTTCGTCGACAAGCTGATCGCGATGGGCGCGCGTATCGTGCTCTGTGACCCCCATCGCGCCATCATCGCCGGCCCCAGCCGCCTGCGCGGTGCATCGATGATCTCGCCCGACATTCGCGCCGGCATGGCCATGCTGCTCGCGGCCGTCTGCGCCGAGGGCACCTCCACGATCAACAACGCCGACCAGATCGAGCGCGGCTACGAGCGCATCGACGAGCGCCTCAACGCGCTCGGCGCGAAGATCAGGCGCGTGCCTGAACGGAAGGGCTGAGGCGCTTCTTCCCTTCTCCCCTTGTGGGAGAAGGTGGCGTAGGCGGCCTTTGGCCGCCGTTTTTGAGAACGCCGAAGCTTCGCATCGGCTATAGCGCGGGATGAGGGGTTGCTTCAGCGAGTCCTGCTGCTTGAGGGCCGTACGCGGAGAGATCCCCCTCACCCGTCTCGCCGCTGCTGCGGCGAGCCACCCTCTCCCGCAAGGGGAGAGGGAGAAGACCAAGCCATGTTTTCGTCGCCCGGCTGTGCTATTGACCCGGCCATGCTCGACACCGTCCAGCCTCGTTCGCAGCCGCAAGCCGGCGTGCCGCCAAATCCTCTCGCCGACGAATTCGTCGCGACGCTGCGGCTGGCCGTGCCGATGATGCTGACGCAGCTCGGGCAGATCGCGATGATCACGACCGATCTCGCGCTGATCGGGCGGCTCGGCGAGAGCGCGGTCGCAGCAGCAGCGCTGGCGCACACGGTCTATTTCGTCAGCTTCACCTTCGGGCTCGGATTGATGACGGCGGTGTCGCCGCTGGTCGCGCAAGCCTTCGGCGCCGGCGATGTCAGGCGCATCCGCCGCTCTCTGCGCGTCGGCTTGTGGGTCGCGTTGCTGATCTCGCTGCCGATGATGGCCTCGCCGCTCTATGGCGAGCACATCCTGGTCGCACTCGGTCAGGCGCCGCACTCGGCCGCGCTCGCCCAGCGCTATCTGAATGGGCTGGCCTGGGGCATCGCGCCGGCGCTCGGGTTCATCGCGCTGCGCAGCATGATGAGCGCGGTGAACCGGCCGCAGGCCCCGCTATGGATCACGCTCGCGGCGATCCCCGTCAATGCCGCGCTGGTCTACGCCCTGATCCACGGCCTGTTCGGCCTGCCGGAGCTCGGTCTGTTCGGCGCAGGGCTTGCGACCACCATCGTCAATCTCGGCACGTTCGTCGCCACGCTCGCCATTGCGGGGCTGCGCAAGCCGTTCGCGGATTATCGTCCGCTTGCCCATCTCTGGCGGATCGACTGGCCCCTGATGCACAAGCTCATCGCGATCGGCGCCCCGATCTCGTTCTCGCTGCTGCTGGAATATGGCCTGTTCTCTTCGGCGGCGCTGCTGATGGGGTTGATCTCGACCACGGCGCTCGCGGCGCATCAGATCGCGCTCCAGGTCACCGCCGTGCTGTTCATGGTCCCGCTCGGCATCGGCATGGCAGCCACGGTGCGGGTCGGCCACGCCTTCGGCCGGGGCGACCCGGCTGCGGTGAGGCGCGCAGGTCTCGTGGCAGCCGTGATCGGGATCGCGTTCGTCTCGGCCCTCACCGTCGCAATCATTCTCGGCCGCTATGAGCTCGGACGGCTGTTCTTCGGCAGCGGCGAGGCGAGCATGGCGACCGTCGAGCTGACTGCAACGCTGCTGCTGGTCGGCGCGACCTTCTTCATCGCC from Bradyrhizobium lupini harbors:
- the dnaN gene encoding DNA polymerase III subunit beta; the protein is MKVTVERAQLLKSLGHVHRVVERRNTIPILGNVLVRAENAKLSLKATDLDLEVTETLAAETATAGSTTVPAHMFYDIVRKLPDGSQIVLEADGDRAVLAIRAGRSRFTLQTLPENDFPDLAAGDMSHSFSLAAKDVKRLIDRTQFAISTEETRYYLNGIYLHAAGSAKAATLRGVATDGHRLAQLDLVQPKGAEGMPGVIVPRKTVGEVQRLIEDNEAEVTIELSQAKIRFTIGNVVLTSKLIDGTFPDYGRVIPQGNDKELVVDKKDFENAVDRVSTISSERGRAVKLSLSPGKLVLSVTNPDSGSATEELEVEYASDALDIGFNSRYLLDIAAQIEGDVATLRLADPGSPTLVQDRDDKSALYVLMPMRV
- the recF gene encoding DNA replication/repair protein RecF, encoding MTPSRIHRLTLTHFRNYRAAGLETAADMVVLVGPNGAGKTNCIEAISFLSPGRGLRRATLDDVADNQGDGSWAVSAQVEGALGLATLGTGIDPPRADSPVSRRCRIDREPVNSAAAFGDHIRMVWLTPAMDGLFMGAASERRRFFDRLVLAIDSDHSSRISALERSLRSRNRLLETRNYDDHWCDAIERETAELAVAVAATRGQTAARLTGMLNARAQASAFPSAQIALDGWMENALLTETATSVEDRYRQILRDNRPRDAIAGRTTDGPHLTDLQVIYAPKSMPARDASTGEQKALLIGLVLAHASLVAEMTGIVPLLLLDEVVAHLDPGRRAALFDELRKLGAQVWLTGADPAAFAEIGAGGEIFDVESGQVSARR
- the gyrB gene encoding DNA topoisomerase (ATP-hydrolyzing) subunit B, whose product is MTEPARQTPAENEPSNPSDYGAESIRVLKGLDAVRKRPGMYIGDTDDGSGLHHMVYEVVDNAIDEALAGHATRVDVILNADNSVTVRDDGRGIPVDIHKGEGISAAEVIMTQLHAGGKFDQNSYKVSGGLHGVGVSVVNALSSKLGLRIWRDNKEHYIEFAHGDAVAPLKVVGDAPGRRGTEVTFQASTETFKNIEYDFATLEHRLRELAFLNSGVNIALSDMRHAVEKREEMHYSGGVEEFVKYLDRNKKAIVPAPIMVRAESNGIGVEAALWWNDSYHENVLCFTNNIPQRDGGTHLAGFRGALTRQVNGYAEANAKKEKIALTGDDCREGLTAVLSVKVPDPKFSSQTKDKLVSSEVRPVVENVLNEALQAWFEEHPSEAKMIVGKVIQAAAAREAARKARELTRKSPLSVSSLPGKLADCQEKDPAKSELFIVEGDSAGGSAKQGRNREFQAVLPLRGKILNVERVRPDKMLHSEQIGTLITALGTGISDEFSIEKLRYHKIIVMTDADVDGAHIRTLLLTFFYRQMREIIDGGYLYIAQPPLYKVNRGKSEQYLKDERALEDYLIDTGLDDCVYIPGTGGDRTGRDLRSLVDDARAVRGVLRSLHTRYNRKVIEQAAITGVLNKAIYGDPEKAAAAAQYIAARLDTLADEVERGWIGQYVEGHGFQFERTVRGVKDVALIDDAFLGSVEARKLDEYTVKLQDVYARPGKLRRKDTEHMVYGPVDLFEAVTDAGRKGVSLQRYKGLGEMNPEQLWQTTLDVNARSLLQVKVKEVDEADDIFTKLMGDVVEPRRDFIQEHSLSATIDI
- the murA gene encoding UDP-N-acetylglucosamine 1-carboxyvinyltransferase, yielding MAPIQYIVEGGHRLSGSIEPSGNKNAALPIIAAALLTEHPVTLENVPRIRDTETLVELIRSVGAAAEWTARNTLHIHAKSIRAADLDPDLCVRIRASILLAGPLLARCGEVMLPPPGGDVIGRRRLDTHVLALEQLGAKVTATDRLEFRASKLTGADVFLDEPSVTATENALVAAVAAQGTTYLRNAASEPHVQDLANFLVALGAGIEGIGTNTMIVHGPATLGGATYRIQPDHIEVGSLIGLAAVTRSPLRIVRAGVEHLRSIRMGFERLGIVCRIEGDDLIVPSNQTLKIQDDFGGHVPKLEDQPWPAFPADLMSIAIVTATQCEGVILMFEKMFESRMFFVDKLIAMGARIVLCDPHRAIIAGPSRLRGASMISPDIRAGMAMLLAAVCAEGTSTINNADQIERGYERIDERLNALGAKIRRVPERKG
- a CDS encoding MATE family efflux transporter — protein: MLDTVQPRSQPQAGVPPNPLADEFVATLRLAVPMMLTQLGQIAMITTDLALIGRLGESAVAAAALAHTVYFVSFTFGLGLMTAVSPLVAQAFGAGDVRRIRRSLRVGLWVALLISLPMMASPLYGEHILVALGQAPHSAALAQRYLNGLAWGIAPALGFIALRSMMSAVNRPQAPLWITLAAIPVNAALVYALIHGLFGLPELGLFGAGLATTIVNLGTFVATLAIAGLRKPFADYRPLAHLWRIDWPLMHKLIAIGAPISFSLLLEYGLFSSAALLMGLISTTALAAHQIALQVTAVLFMVPLGIGMAATVRVGHAFGRGDPAAVRRAGLVAAVIGIAFVSALTVAIILGRYELGRLFFGSGEASMATVELTATLLLVGATFFIADAIQTIMGGALRGINDTRMTLVFAAIGYWCVGFPIAWLLAFHADFGAVGVWIGLSIGSFVYAGLLILRFRMLTRKLAG